A window from Lachnoanaerobaculum umeaense encodes these proteins:
- a CDS encoding DUF1877 family protein: MGIIANYQYLSDRNLKEMKLFYNEAVDDIEDDKDGIDAMENNHLSEAVFGVNSIKSSGEYIAYTQKSKVKDIVLALEDFDIEKALENLSISRFKEANIYPNIWDYEEDADKI; encoded by the coding sequence ATGGGAATAATAGCAAATTATCAATATTTAAGCGACAGAAACTTAAAAGAGATGAAGCTCTTTTATAATGAAGCAGTTGATGATATTGAAGATGATAAAGATGGTATTGATGCTATGGAAAATAATCATCTTAGTGAGGCTGTTTTTGGAGTGAACTCTATTAAAAGTTCAGGGGAGTATATAGCTTATACACAAAAGTCGAAGGTTAAGGATATAGTACTTGCACTTGAAGATTTTGATATAGAGAAAGCCTTGGAGAATCTAAGTATAAGCCGGTTTAAAGAAGCAAATATATATCCGAATATCTGGGATTATGAAGAAGATGCTGATAAAATATGA
- the crcB gene encoding fluoride efflux transporter CrcB, producing the protein MSFLFVALGGALGAMARYAISLIPVKTGFPILTLITNIAGAILIGFIVGFTSDKDNISGNTVLFWKTGVCGGFTTFSTFSLEVFNLLDNKQYTSGGLYIVISVTCSVLGILCGKKLATVVKL; encoded by the coding sequence ATGAGTTTTTTATTTGTGGCACTTGGCGGAGCTCTAGGGGCAATGGCGAGATATGCGATAAGTCTTATACCGGTTAAAACCGGATTTCCGATACTTACACTTATTACAAATATAGCAGGTGCAATATTAATCGGTTTTATTGTCGGGTTTACAAGTGACAAAGACAATATATCAGGTAATACAGTACTGTTTTGGAAGACCGGTGTATGTGGCGGATTCACTACATTTTCAACATTCTCACTTGAAGTGTTTAACTTGCTTGATAATAAGCAATATACATCAGGCGGATTATATATTGTAATAAGTGTTACATGCTCTGTATTAGGCATATTATGTGGAAAGAAGCTGGCAACAGTGGTAAAATTATAA
- a CDS encoding AAA family ATPase, producing the protein MKLLSCHVDNFGKLSNYDYQFVEGLNVIQEHNGFGKSTLAAFIKAMFYGFPRTGKRSVAENERKKYLPWQGGSYGGSLDFEFEGISYRVRRTFGEKASKDTYSLRDLLNRRESSRFSENLGEELFQLDAESFMRSIYMSQAKDTDTIATTSIQTKLSNLVDNTNDMNNYSSAISRLREARMVYQKFRGAGGSIDDIQDNIRWWEGELIDAEAKKTPLQEITKEVENLNTQKEQQEKAISLIRDKITKASKQQGDKALREQLEDFEKNLHFVEDNIEKLNKLYPKGCPKKEEITINNKRVLELEQAEKSLSELVIKDEDIQCEARWREVFVDEEETLKDIRLCQNKCDKLVEVANQTIQMGKEELVELERLKKLFEQGVPTEQEMKDYQYKIDLLSVKRGECSANQLTAQETEQLYELEAFFNGKTVDEDELKYCEDIQEQTKIFENKLKDMVLSDKDKKDWDRLRHTFSIEVPQNHIISQKQNDCRRIDELNSKKNTKTIVLQPNQTTGVQKSKAPIVLIIFGAILLLLGIFGFVSNNITMGAVFTILGFVFILISFWMHTNQMVNHSGGTVESSAISEEEIKELYNLQKKLKEFIFKFYDDNSDLNTKLTNLIIDKQMYLQLKDKKDDIESKVNKLRGEIEENQKILQSVFSRYYPNSNYQDSFVSELREYWSNYKNLLNRRNSLDNTRTGLTNDLYNLEKELNTELTKFYNIADNKELSTILLKLKSDVQAFETLNQKYSKTKSSREGAERERLELINSIELILKKYNVYFENEPYTDSIENLRNLLLEYHRASKNVIDFRNRKIELEKQKMNAKEGLEQFAKDYGLSIPINEEVLSKISDDIIDYNQQLEEKIELLEKLEKFKNQHPEYRDGLPKEDEGWEELPSTEILIEEEKRVKENLRVTYEELQFARNKRKEFLNKVEQIPDMEDQIKRLKIERKNAENSRDILDSTLKLLETAKDNLSNQYVGGVEQNFAKYIQKLLRNGFDNAMIDHDLKIHVDEKGEAREISYFSAGTVDCMLLCMRLALIDALFKQEEPFIILDDPFVNLDDTHTLYALEMLKKISQNKQIIYMVCNSSRT; encoded by the coding sequence ATGAAATTGTTGAGTTGTCATGTAGATAATTTTGGAAAACTATCGAATTATGACTACCAATTTGTTGAAGGATTAAATGTTATACAAGAGCATAATGGATTTGGCAAAAGTACTTTGGCTGCATTTATTAAGGCTATGTTTTATGGTTTTCCACGTACTGGAAAAAGAAGTGTTGCAGAAAATGAAAGAAAGAAATATTTGCCATGGCAGGGTGGAAGCTATGGTGGAAGTCTGGATTTTGAGTTTGAAGGAATAAGTTATCGTGTTAGGCGTACTTTTGGTGAAAAAGCGTCTAAAGATACATATTCGCTCAGAGATCTTCTAAATCGTAGAGAAAGTTCAAGATTCTCAGAGAACTTGGGTGAAGAATTGTTTCAGTTGGATGCAGAATCATTTATGAGAAGTATATATATGTCACAAGCAAAGGATACAGATACTATCGCAACGACATCTATTCAGACAAAATTGAGTAATCTTGTTGATAATACTAATGATATGAACAATTATAGTTCTGCAATTAGCAGGCTCAGAGAAGCGAGAATGGTATATCAAAAGTTTCGTGGAGCAGGTGGCAGTATTGATGATATTCAAGATAATATCAGATGGTGGGAAGGCGAACTGATTGATGCTGAAGCTAAGAAAACTCCTCTACAAGAGATTACAAAAGAAGTTGAGAATTTAAACACACAAAAGGAACAGCAAGAAAAAGCAATATCTTTAATTCGTGACAAGATAACAAAAGCCTCAAAACAGCAGGGTGATAAGGCTTTAAGAGAACAGCTTGAAGATTTTGAAAAAAATCTACATTTTGTAGAAGATAATATTGAGAAGCTTAATAAGCTATATCCGAAGGGTTGCCCAAAAAAGGAAGAAATTACAATTAATAATAAAAGAGTTTTGGAGCTGGAGCAGGCAGAAAAGAGTTTATCTGAATTGGTAATAAAAGACGAAGATATTCAATGTGAGGCTAGGTGGCGAGAAGTTTTTGTAGATGAAGAGGAAACTCTAAAAGATATACGCCTATGTCAAAATAAATGTGATAAATTGGTGGAAGTGGCTAATCAAACAATACAGATGGGTAAAGAAGAGCTGGTGGAGTTGGAAAGGTTGAAAAAACTTTTTGAGCAAGGAGTTCCTACAGAACAGGAAATGAAGGATTACCAATATAAGATTGATTTACTGTCTGTAAAGAGGGGTGAATGTAGTGCAAATCAACTAACAGCACAAGAAACTGAACAGCTGTATGAGCTAGAAGCTTTTTTTAATGGAAAAACTGTTGATGAGGATGAACTGAAATATTGTGAAGACATCCAGGAACAAACCAAAATTTTTGAAAACAAACTTAAAGATATGGTTTTATCAGATAAAGATAAAAAAGATTGGGATCGCCTTAGACATACTTTTTCTATAGAGGTACCACAAAATCACATCATTTCGCAAAAACAAAATGATTGCAGACGCATTGATGAATTAAATAGTAAGAAAAATACAAAAACTATTGTACTTCAGCCAAATCAAACAACAGGTGTTCAAAAATCAAAAGCTCCTATAGTTTTGATTATATTTGGTGCTATACTGCTTTTGCTAGGAATATTTGGTTTTGTATCAAACAATATTACAATGGGTGCAGTGTTTACTATTCTTGGATTTGTGTTTATCTTGATTTCTTTTTGGATGCATACAAATCAGATGGTAAATCACTCCGGGGGGACGGTGGAAAGCAGTGCAATCAGTGAAGAAGAGATTAAAGAATTATATAATTTACAAAAAAAATTAAAAGAGTTTATTTTTAAATTTTATGATGATAATTCTGATTTGAATACAAAGCTTACAAATTTGATAATAGATAAGCAGATGTATTTGCAGTTGAAAGATAAAAAAGATGATATTGAAAGTAAAGTAAATAAGCTGCGTGGTGAGATAGAGGAAAATCAAAAAATATTACAAAGTGTTTTCAGTCGCTATTATCCAAATTCAAACTATCAAGATAGTTTTGTGTCAGAACTTAGAGAATATTGGTCCAATTATAAAAATCTATTAAATCGCCGGAATAGTTTAGATAATACAAGAACCGGTTTGACGAATGATTTGTATAATCTTGAAAAAGAACTGAATACGGAATTGACAAAGTTTTATAATATAGCGGATAATAAAGAACTTTCAACTATATTGTTAAAGCTAAAGTCTGATGTTCAGGCATTTGAGACTTTAAATCAAAAATATAGCAAAACAAAAAGTTCACGAGAAGGAGCTGAAAGGGAAAGACTTGAACTAATTAATTCTATAGAGCTTATTTTGAAAAAGTATAATGTGTATTTTGAAAATGAACCTTATACTGATTCTATAGAGAATTTGAGAAATTTACTTTTGGAGTATCATAGAGCTTCAAAAAATGTAATAGATTTCCGGAATAGAAAAATAGAGTTGGAAAAACAAAAAATGAATGCAAAGGAGGGATTGGAACAGTTCGCAAAAGATTATGGACTTAGTATACCAATCAATGAAGAAGTACTTTCAAAGATTTCAGATGATATTATAGATTATAATCAGCAACTGGAAGAGAAGATTGAATTACTTGAAAAGTTGGAGAAGTTTAAGAATCAACATCCGGAATACAGGGACGGATTGCCTAAGGAAGATGAAGGATGGGAAGAATTACCATCAACTGAAATATTGATTGAAGAGGAAAAACGTGTAAAGGAAAATTTGAGAGTCACATATGAAGAACTTCAGTTTGCACGCAATAAGCGCAAAGAATTTCTAAATAAAGTTGAACAAATTCCTGATATGGAAGATCAGATAAAGCGATTGAAAATAGAAAGAAAGAATGCAGAAAACAGTCGTGATATTTTGGATAGTACTTTGAAATTACTTGAAACAGCAAAAGACAATCTTTCTAATCAATATGTGGGCGGTGTGGAACAAAATTTTGCAAAATATATACAGAAGCTTCTTAGAAATGGTTTTGATAATGCAATGATAGATCATGATTTAAAGATACATGTAGATGAGAAAGGTGAAGCACGTGAAATAAGTTATTTTAGTGCAGGAACAGTTGATTGTATGCTGCTTTGTATGAGGTTGGCTTTGATTGATGCACTTTTTAAGCAAGAAGAACCATTTATTATTTTGGATGATCCTTTTGTGAATCTTGATGATACTCATACATTATATGCTTTAGAAATGCTGAAGAAAATTAGTCAAAATAAGCAGATAATATATATGGTATGTAATAGTAGTAGAACTTGA
- a CDS encoding response regulator transcription factor, producing MNLLIIDDDKDLLKLLKLTFEKEYNVVICNSALKLRPSDLYKYDLIILDIMMEEMSGFEFLTKYRNIIDTPIILLTAKDFEKDKVEGFALGADDYVTKPFSLAEIRARVAAHIRRENREKHSKLIDYPISCDLLSKKIYFDNVEISFTNSEYEICEFLLKNKNQVFSKEKIYTEIYGYDKEGDSSTTITERIKLIRSKFEPYYINPIKTVWGVGYQWEIKKV from the coding sequence ATGAATCTTCTTATAATAGATGATGACAAAGATTTGCTGAAGTTATTAAAGCTAACCTTTGAGAAAGAATATAATGTCGTTATTTGTAATTCGGCACTGAAACTCCGGCCAAGCGATTTATACAAATATGACTTGATTATTCTGGATATCATGATGGAAGAAATGTCGGGTTTTGAATTTTTGACTAAATACAGAAATATTATAGATACTCCTATTATTTTACTTACAGCGAAAGATTTTGAAAAAGACAAAGTAGAAGGATTTGCATTAGGAGCGGATGATTATGTGACAAAACCTTTTTCTCTTGCTGAAATTAGAGCGAGGGTAGCAGCACATATTCGGAGAGAAAATAGAGAAAAACATTCAAAACTTATAGATTATCCGATATCTTGTGATTTGCTTTCGAAAAAAATTTATTTTGATAATGTAGAGATAAGTTTTACAAATAGCGAATACGAAATTTGTGAGTTCTTATTAAAAAATAAAAATCAAGTATTTTCGAAAGAAAAAATTTATACGGAAATTTATGGTTATGATAAGGAAGGCGACAGTTCTACAACGATTACCGAAAGAATCAAATTAATAAGAAGTAAATTTGAGCCATATTATATAAATCCTATAAAAACAGTTTGGGGAGTTGGTTATCAGTGGGAAATAAAAAAAGTTTAA
- a CDS encoding ABC-2 family transporter permease, which translates to MMIKTLKVEWIKEKRAANSTLKYILPVIFVLFNLFMVSIMGQSPVGRSYLMATAFNWYPVLILPVILSLLVVNIDGKEKEEHVALLRRLNIFPEKMLIAKNGIVIFELFTVLMLSSTGIYLIGRFLLHEEISLKIMIVATCCLFIGSLPIVALSFFIYKLFHKRFLVILINFIFTFPSAIIAVTSYWEFFPWDYNLRILCPIIEVHPNGTFLEKSSPLTSMNAVYVGLVLSVMVYIIITAINIVMERGKGHA; encoded by the coding sequence ATGATGATTAAGACGCTGAAAGTGGAATGGATTAAGGAAAAAAGAGCTGCCAATTCTACACTAAAATATATATTACCTGTTATTTTTGTATTATTTAATCTTTTTATGGTCAGTATTATGGGGCAAAGCCCTGTAGGAAGAAGTTATTTAATGGCCACAGCATTTAATTGGTATCCTGTTCTGATTTTACCTGTTATATTAAGTCTGCTTGTAGTTAATATTGACGGTAAAGAGAAAGAAGAGCATGTTGCCTTGTTGCGAAGATTGAATATATTCCCGGAAAAGATGTTAATTGCCAAGAACGGAATAGTTATTTTTGAATTATTTACTGTTTTGATGTTGTCATCGACAGGAATTTATTTAATAGGTAGATTTTTATTACATGAGGAGATTAGTCTTAAAATCATGATAGTAGCTACCTGTTGTTTATTTATTGGAAGTTTGCCGATAGTTGCTTTATCTTTTTTTATTTACAAATTATTTCATAAAAGGTTTTTAGTGATTTTAATTAATTTTATATTTACATTTCCGTCGGCAATTATTGCTGTAACCTCGTATTGGGAATTTTTCCCTTGGGATTATAATTTACGTATACTATGTCCGATTATTGAGGTTCATCCTAACGGTACTTTTTTGGAAAAATCATCCCCTTTAACATCTATGAATGCAGTATATGTCGGATTAGTGTTAAGTGTCATGGTGTACATCATAATAACAGCTATAAATATAGTGATGGAAAGAGGAAAAGGTCATGCTTAA
- a CDS encoding sensor histidine kinase, which yields MGNKKSLRYLISKYAIIELVYTLFIIGLFYVGLNVLLNAGVVYPANYADIQTGKVETGFQTEDWTPAEIPYYYDFLYLKDGKIIENTIDKKYDDLVQQAIKNGRAISSEIIGSNIFKAYTRGNRQLVIRYRVNVIFTNEKLYRLFENFECGYIVLILIIWFLGFALFLIRSSNILKREIHKIAMANDNISRMDLDYEREYSKYKEIDGVLVSIDVLAENLKKSLGEQWDMQVKQKELVEQLTHDIRTPITLIKGNLELLKEEHSDLSSERFADISNGIDRLEKYIDKLKKFSYTMEGKKDVVSNEVILYWIEIMSGICRLNGLNLEVIKSECSNIMLDKEEVAAALQNIVANAVEYSKKGSKITVEFKDEPEEFILTVRDEGTGFNKDLLPLLTEKFISGKVKDKSNKHGLGLWVVKNIVVANKGNLYLKNYTGVNAGAEVKMVFNKRLKNNYG from the coding sequence GTGGGAAATAAAAAAAGTTTAAGATATTTAATCAGCAAATATGCAATTATAGAGTTGGTATATACTTTATTTATCATTGGGCTGTTTTATGTTGGATTAAATGTATTATTAAATGCCGGGGTAGTCTACCCTGCCAACTATGCGGACATTCAGACGGGAAAAGTGGAAACAGGTTTTCAAACAGAAGATTGGACACCGGCTGAAATACCATATTATTATGATTTTTTATATTTGAAAGACGGAAAAATAATAGAAAATACCATTGATAAAAAATATGATGATTTAGTACAGCAGGCAATAAAAAACGGAAGGGCCATCAGTAGTGAAATTATAGGATCAAATATTTTTAAGGCTTATACTAGGGGAAATAGACAACTGGTAATAAGATACAGAGTTAATGTTATATTTACCAATGAAAAGCTTTATAGACTCTTTGAAAATTTCGAGTGTGGATATATTGTCCTGATACTAATTATTTGGTTTTTGGGATTCGCTTTGTTTCTCATTCGCTCATCAAATATATTAAAAAGGGAAATTCACAAAATTGCTATGGCTAATGATAACATCAGTCGTATGGATTTGGACTATGAGAGAGAGTATTCTAAGTATAAAGAAATAGATGGAGTACTGGTTTCGATTGATGTACTGGCTGAAAATCTAAAAAAATCTCTTGGTGAGCAATGGGATATGCAAGTTAAGCAAAAAGAGTTGGTGGAACAACTTACCCATGACATAAGAACACCGATAACACTGATTAAAGGAAATTTAGAACTATTAAAAGAAGAGCATAGTGATTTATCATCTGAAAGATTTGCAGATATTTCAAACGGTATTGACAGGCTGGAAAAGTATATTGATAAATTGAAAAAATTTTCTTATACAATGGAAGGGAAAAAAGATGTTGTAAGTAATGAAGTGATTTTATATTGGATTGAGATAATGTCCGGGATATGTAGGTTAAACGGTTTGAATTTAGAAGTAATAAAAAGTGAATGTAGTAATATTATGTTGGATAAAGAGGAAGTAGCTGCAGCTCTGCAAAATATAGTTGCCAACGCGGTTGAATATTCTAAAAAAGGTTCTAAAATAACGGTAGAGTTTAAAGATGAACCTGAAGAGTTTATTTTGACAGTCAGAGATGAAGGAACAGGTTTTAATAAAGACTTATTACCTTTACTTACAGAAAAATTCATTTCCGGAAAAGTAAAAGATAAGTCTAATAAACATGGTTTAGGCTTATGGGTAGTAAAGAATATTGTCGTAGCAAATAAAGGCAACTTGTATTTAAAAAATTATACAGGAGTAAATGCAGGAGCTGAGGTTAAAATGGTTTTTAATAAAAGATTGAAGAATAATTACGGTTAA
- a CDS encoding DUF4357 domain-containing protein, translating to MAKGIIYLMTTVVSGLIKIGKTGNEQFENRMRFLESNGYANITGLKRVFAIEVDEYDDKEKLIHDIFSKSRISNTELFALDIEIAKSLLASLDGKQIYPKDKTKKEVFEESTEEIKLKTDTGFIPDGEYFLNRNIKGFGKVSGKAIVKDGVFTLLKGSICGDTGNGYIPSIRKNAKIDNNILQEDIVCSNPSSAGWIVIGKSNNGWVEWKDIKGNSIEIYRDKPSF from the coding sequence ATGGCAAAGGGAATAATATATTTAATGACTACAGTTGTTTCAGGACTTATAAAAATTGGAAAAACAGGAAATGAACAATTTGAAAATAGGATGAGATTTTTAGAAAGTAACGGATATGCAAATATAACAGGTTTAAAGAGAGTGTTCGCAATTGAAGTTGATGAATATGATGATAAGGAAAAACTTATCCATGATATATTTAGCAAAAGCAGAATTTCTAATACTGAATTGTTTGCGTTGGATATAGAAATTGCGAAATCATTATTGGCATCATTAGACGGGAAACAAATATATCCAAAAGATAAAACGAAGAAAGAAGTATTTGAGGAATCAACAGAGGAAATAAAGCTTAAAACTGACACCGGATTTATTCCTGATGGAGAATACTTTCTAAATCGTAATATAAAAGGCTTTGGAAAAGTTAGTGGTAAAGCTATTGTCAAAGATGGTGTATTTACCCTTTTAAAAGGAAGTATTTGTGGAGACACCGGTAATGGCTATATTCCTTCCATTAGAAAAAATGCAAAAATTGATAATAATATATTACAAGAGGATATTGTATGTAGTAATCCATCAAGTGCAGGCTGGATAGTTATAGGCAAGTCAAATAATGGATGGGTTGAGTGGAAGGACATAAAAGGGAATTCTATAGAGATATACAGGGATAAGCCATCGTTTTGA
- a CDS encoding SMI1/KNR4 family protein has product MFDNIDFKSFWKESEYINKVCTGENLTDEMVQEAEKRLGVKLPKSYIELMKTQNGGKPNKNVWFDDKNRYRVDVEEFYSISEEKEDSLFGKFGNEFWYDEWEYPRNLGIIIADTISGGHEMIYLDYRDCGKDGEPKVSICIQEDDFEIIILASNFEEFILGLRASGEIE; this is encoded by the coding sequence ATGTTTGATAATATTGACTTCAAAAGTTTTTGGAAGGAAAGTGAGTATATAAATAAAGTCTGTACCGGAGAGAATTTAACAGATGAGATGGTGCAAGAAGCTGAAAAAAGACTGGGCGTTAAGTTACCGAAATCATATATAGAGCTTATGAAAACACAAAACGGTGGTAAACCCAATAAAAATGTTTGGTTTGATGATAAGAATAGGTACCGTGTTGATGTAGAGGAATTCTACAGTATATCGGAAGAAAAAGAAGATTCCTTATTTGGAAAATTCGGAAATGAGTTTTGGTATGATGAATGGGAATATCCAAGAAATTTAGGTATTATTATTGCCGATACAATCTCAGGCGGACATGAAATGATATATTTAGACTACAGAGATTGTGGCAAAGACGGAGAACCGAAGGTATCAATATGTATACAAGAAGATGATTTCGAGATAATTATACTTGCATCTAACTTTGAAGAATTTATATTGGGGCTTAGAGCCTCAGGAGAAATTGAGTAA
- a CDS encoding lantibiotic protection ABC transporter ATP-binding subunit, with amino-acid sequence MSIILETKGLTKKYKNGIALNNVSIQVEKGMVYGLLGPNGAGKSTLLKIITRAIPKSLGEVMFENHLLAADDVKKIGAIIEHPAIYPNLTAYENLEVITTLLNIDRKKIDEVLSMVSLNNTGKKLAKEFSLGMKQRLGIAMALINSPLLLILDEPTNGLDPVGIQELRELIKMLSGQGITIILSSHILSEVGQIADKIGILNKGHLSYEGQNTDSSKLEDLFMEIIIKDVMNDD; translated from the coding sequence ATGAGTATTATATTAGAAACGAAAGGACTGACAAAAAAATATAAAAATGGGATTGCACTAAATAATGTTTCAATTCAAGTGGAAAAAGGTATGGTATACGGTCTGTTGGGGCCTAACGGTGCCGGAAAATCGACATTATTGAAAATCATAACAAGAGCGATTCCAAAAAGCTTGGGTGAAGTGATGTTTGAAAATCATCTATTAGCTGCAGATGATGTAAAGAAAATTGGGGCGATTATTGAACATCCTGCTATTTATCCTAATTTAACGGCTTATGAAAATTTAGAGGTTATTACAACTTTACTGAATATTGACAGAAAGAAAATTGATGAAGTACTTAGTATGGTTTCATTGAATAATACCGGCAAAAAGTTGGCAAAAGAGTTCTCCCTAGGTATGAAACAAAGACTGGGTATTGCAATGGCACTGATTAACAGCCCATTATTATTAATTCTTGACGAACCGACAAACGGGTTAGACCCTGTAGGAATACAAGAATTAAGAGAACTGATAAAAATGCTTTCAGGTCAAGGGATTACAATCATACTATCAAGTCACATTTTGAGTGAAGTTGGACAGATTGCGGATAAAATCGGTATCCTAAATAAAGGACATTTAAGTTATGAAGGTCAAAATACCGATTCGTCTAAGTTGGAAGATTTATTTATGGAAATTATTATAAAGGATGTGATGAATGATGATTAA
- a CDS encoding ABC-2 family transporter permease, producing MVPVYQFLSLKFNYTGSILTGVICTLAAVLLGTTDLGSGIWYYFPFVYPIRLIYGYVSGYFNVYNVIFYLFISFLISFVSVVILSFWYNRWDGISEMEE from the coding sequence ATGGTACCTGTTTATCAATTTTTAAGTTTAAAATTCAATTATACAGGCTCTATTTTGACAGGTGTTATTTGTACCTTGGCTGCCGTTCTTTTAGGCACAACAGATCTGGGAAGCGGTATATGGTATTACTTTCCGTTTGTTTATCCTATAAGACTTATATACGGATATGTCAGTGGATATTTTAATGTATATAATGTTATTTTTTACCTTTTTATATCTTTTTTGATCTCATTTGTAAGTGTGGTAATATTATCATTTTGGTATAATAGGTGGGACGGAATAAGTGAAATGGAGGAATAA
- a CDS encoding metallophosphoesterase family protein yields MKILHCADIHLDSPMETHMIREQAATRNTEILKTFQRMTEYADKNKISLVLIAGDFFDGDRVTRRTVDGILDAVTSTPQIDYLYVSGNHDNWTNAFVDHEIPVNFKCFTDKWGTLNYGDVSVSGIEMTKANAETLYDKLPKQNNRINIVMLHGQISTASGVDQVNLNLLKNKNIQYLALGHIHTYSCDKLDRDGIYCYPGCLEGRGFDECGKKGFVVLDTDVRKLEPTFEPFSSRELHHIEVDITDCINNTDIYNAMKKETQDISKNDMVEFVLTGSQDISTDISIKYLHKLADSDFFFVKIKDNTKVELDPKEYENDISLKGEFIRLVMASDSSEEDKIQIIRAGLEALSGEDITV; encoded by the coding sequence ATGAAAATTCTACATTGTGCAGACATACATTTGGATTCACCTATGGAAACTCATATGATAAGAGAGCAAGCTGCGACAAGAAATACAGAAATTTTAAAAACATTTCAAAGAATGACAGAATATGCTGATAAGAATAAAATAAGTCTTGTTTTGATTGCAGGAGATTTTTTTGATGGAGATCGTGTTACAAGACGTACTGTAGATGGTATATTGGATGCGGTAACAAGCACACCTCAGATTGACTATTTATATGTAAGTGGCAACCATGATAATTGGACTAATGCATTTGTAGATCATGAAATCCCGGTAAATTTTAAATGTTTTACAGATAAGTGGGGTACACTTAACTATGGCGATGTATCTGTATCCGGAATTGAAATGACAAAAGCAAATGCAGAGACACTTTATGATAAGCTACCAAAGCAGAATAATCGTATAAATATTGTTATGCTACATGGCCAAATATCTACAGCAAGCGGAGTTGATCAGGTAAACTTGAATCTTTTAAAAAATAAAAATATTCAATATTTGGCATTAGGACATATCCATACATACTCCTGTGATAAGTTGGATAGAGATGGAATTTATTGTTATCCGGGCTGTCTGGAGGGACGTGGCTTTGATGAATGTGGTAAAAAGGGATTTGTTGTGCTGGATACAGATGTAAGGAAACTTGAGCCAACTTTTGAACCTTTTTCATCAAGAGAACTTCATCATATAGAGGTGGATATTACAGACTGTATTAACAATACTGATATTTATAATGCTATGAAGAAGGAAACACAGGATATTTCAAAAAATGATATGGTAGAATTCGTTTTAACAGGTTCACAGGATATTTCTACAGATATCTCTATAAAATATTTGCATAAATTGGCTGACAGTGATTTTTTCTTTGTAAAAATTAAAGACAATACAAAGGTTGAATTAGATCCAAAGGAATATGAAAATGATATTTCTTTAAAGGGTGAGTTTATCAGACTGGTAATGGCAAGTGATTCGAGTGAAGAAGATAAAATACAAATTATTCGTGCCGGTCTGGAAGCACTTAGCGGGGAGGACATTACAGTATGA